CGATATCGTTCACTATCTTAATTACAGTATAATCCACCTTCCTGAAGCATACTTGATCCATTCATGTCCCCCTTATTCGTTCGGGAAATGTGGAACGTTTGACCCCCACCATGAGTTATTCCAAACAAATAATGAGTTTTATAAATATAAATTATTGCCATTGTTATCTCGCCCTGGACGAAAATGACAGATCGTTATATCGATTAAGCGTCTTCAGGGTTATTACTTCAATTTTCATTTTTCCGTTTTTGGAGATACCAGTGCTACTTGCCGTTGATAACTGTCATCACTGCATCATTCCCTGCAATCTCATCAGTTGAAGGGCAATTCGATGATTCATTCCTTCACATCACGTGCTTGTTTCAGTCATATTGAGAAAGCTAGGCGATCCGCATGTATAACTCTTTCATGATTCACATTCCCAATTCCTGATGAAGATCTTTCCGTGCGACCGTCGTCCAATCCTTTCTTGATCAAAGATTAAGCAACGCGCTCATCGCATGCATTTCATCAATCAAGTGCGGAATAATCGCTCCTTGGTCGAACGAAATGATAATACCCTTCAAACGAGGGTCTCAGTCGATTGTAGCTGTGTGATCGACAACACGTCCTCTAAATCTGGATTCTACTTTGAGAATCAAGGATCGGCCGGCATATCGAATCAATCGAATAATTTTTGCATACCAGTTTCTTTCTAAATTCACTTCATGATAATCAAGAAATCAACTTCTTTTAGGTCAAAAGAAATACAGGATTTGTACATCCCTATCACCTGAAATCGGGAGTCGAGAATATGGCAGAAGGGAATGGTCCTCTCGCGCAGGGCAGCGATGTGACGCCCTCAAGTGATTTGCAACCTCCCCAGAAAGGGAAAAAAGTGCAGGTTGTCGCGGCAATCGCTGTCGTCATCGTCCTCGTCGTTGCGGTCGTCATTGTCGTCGAGAACATGTCATTTCTTTTTAACATCGGCAAAGAAAAAGAGATTGCCCCGGTTTATCCCGAAGAATCGGCCATCATCACAAATTCCACCCCGACTTTCGAGTGGGAGGGCATCCCTGGTATTTCCTCTTACCGCTTTCAGTTATCCCTAGACATCGATTTTGACCACCCGATAATCGACATCGTTGTCAACGGCACCTCTTATACGATCGATCATCCGCTCGAGGAGAATAGATCATACTTTTGGCGGTTGATGCCTTATGATACCGATGAGGCGGAGTGGACACCGGTATGGGACTTCTTCATCGGCTACAATGTTTTCACGCGGACATACAATTGGGAATACGAGGGAAACTCATGGTCGCTTACAGTCAACATCCCTGGTGATGATTATTACGAGTACAGCACGAGAGCTCGCTCCTCGAATTACGCATCGTATGTCATATCTAATGACCCGGTGATCTATCAGCTGGCATACAAGCTGAACAATATGGCGGAGAAAGAAGGTTATGAGAACACACTGAAGGCAGAGTTCGTGCTCGCCTTCGTTCAATCCCTCCCATACTTCTATGACAACGAGAGCAAAGGTGTGGTTGAATACCCCAGGTATCCCATTGAAACGCTCGTTGACAACGGTGGCGATTGCGAGGACACCGCGATCCTCTTCGTTTCGCTGATACAGACGGAGGTTCTGAATTTCGACGGTATCCTCTTGCTCTTCACGGGCGACCCGAGTCACATGGCCGCGGGTATCTGGGTAGATTCCTCGATCCCTGGCGTCTATTATTTCTATCACGATAAGAGCTATTACTACTGCGAGACGACAAGCGAGGGGTGGGGGATCGGTGAAGTGCCCGGAGATTACGAAGGTCGGTCGGCGAGAGTCATCGATTGCTGACATGCATCCTTTATTTGATCTTTTTTTATTGCTCTCATCGATTGAAAATATATTGGAGCCAGAAAATCCTCTCCGATGACTAGATGAAAAGGCTAAAATCCAGAGGAATGATATCGGAGTCGGGCTTAAATGACCTCCTGCCGACTTCTCTTTCATGTTCACACGCACCACTCGGCGGACGCAGTTCTTTCACCAGAGACTATTGTCAGATATTGCTCAAAAAATGGTATTGAGATTGTCGCGATCTGCGATCACGATTTCTTATTGCCGCACAGGGAAAGAATTGCGCTTGAGGAGAAATACGGTGTGAGGATCATCCCAGCGATTGAATACTCGACGGAGAACGGGGACATCATCGGCCTGTTCATCGAAGAAGCATGCGAGTCGCACCGCTGTGATGAAGTCCTCCTCGATATCAGGAAACAAACGGGTATCGCAGTGTTGCCACATCCAATGCGCGGTCACCGCCTCGAGAAGATCAATATGGCGATGATCGATGCCATCGAGGTTTTCAACGGCCGTTGCGATGCGCATGAGAACAGTCTTGCAGCCGAGAAGAACACCATATGGAAGAAAATCGGATTAGCTGGATGTGACGCGCATTTCCCGTGGGAGCTCGGTATCGCCGTCAATATAATCAATCTCCCAGATGAGAATGATCTCGATGATGATGAGGCACTCAAAAAATCGATTCTTTCATCACCCTGCATAGAAATTGAAGGAAGGGGGATGCCGAGGCTCAACACTTCATTTTCCCTTTTGATCAAGGCGATAAAGAAGAGATCGATGAAAGCGCTCAAAGATAGTTTACCTATGGTAAAAAAGTCGAAAGGGACGAGCGACCGATAAACATGCGGTCAGATCCAGAGCGGCAATCGCTTTGATCATTCACATAGATCAGTATGTTTTCAAGAATCATTCCAGTATGGGCGTATCGGATCCAAAGATCTTTTCAAGTGCTGAGCCCTCGCATCTTCTTCTCGGTATATCCAGACAGACAATTTCTTGATTAATGGCGAGATCCAACGTTTTGCCAACAACAATCGATCTCCCCGTACAGAGAAGATCATGAAGAGATGCACCACTAGAATATATCCATTCCGTTGGAAATTTTGGGACACACCGAATATGAATTTCGAGACAGTTTTGCAAATTGGCAAATTACTCCGTATCATAGTCCCGTATGATACATCACAAATATCAACAAAATTCGCTGCGTGATTTCTTTTCTCAAACGGTAGCCAGACGTTATAATTATAACGGCAAAGGATCGATCATCATTGGAAGAAATACCTCCTAACTGGCGTTCACCATCGTGAAGGAAAGGTTTATTATTCCAGTAGCGAAGTTCTTTCATAAACTTAACGAGGATAAAGGGGTGAGCATTGGTGGTAGAGGTCGAAATCAGCTTTGGGGTGCCAGAGGAAATCGTGTCCGTGGTGAAGGAGAAGTTCAAGAACGAGAAGGAAAACAACCTTCGCGTTACGTTGCCAAATCCAAGACACCCGCCATACTACGCAGCAGGTGACCCGCGCGCGACCCCTCAGAAGATTACTTTCGAAGGCAAGGAGTACTGGGTCTGGCGCGTGACGCCTGGAAAGAAATGATTTCACGAGGTCGGTATATCCAGAAGATTTAATGGGAAATCCTTTGGTCCAAACCCTTCCTTTCCTTTTTTTATTAAGTTATCGGAAATCCAAAGTCCTCTCGAGTGGCGGTGCGAAGTTACTTTAAAGCTAGGGGAAATCAAAGGGCTCAAGTCTATTCTCGTAAACATCGCCTACTTTGTTAAGGGGGCTATTTCTCTCAGACTCTGGTTATGCATTACTCTTGTGGCCTCATTTATCTGGGCTTTGATTCTCCCCATTCACAAGCTTTTCTTAATCGGGAAATTTCCTTCAAAGGAAAAGATTCATTACGATATCTTATGATTCAGGAGTGAGAGGCATTGTTTTTTCCACGGTTTCCAGCCTCTAAAACCAGGAAACCGGGGGGAGAGGAATTTGATGCTGGATGTTACCAGCAGTGCTGATAAATGGATGGAGATTCTTCGTCCCTATCTGCGGGATTTCCGTCGAGAGAGAATATCCTTTGATCCAAAGAAATCCGCCCTCATGGTCATCGACATGCAGCGTTTTTTCCTCGACCCCCGGTCCCATGCATACCTCCCCACTGCAAGTCAGATCATCAAGAATGTTCGAGAATTACTGCACGCTTACCGGGAATCCTCGCTTCCAGTCATTTTCACAAGACATGCCCTCCTGCAAAACGAAGACCCAGGGGTGATGGGCAGGTGGTGGCGCGATGTTATTCGCGAGGAAGACGCGATGTCTTCGATCGTTGAGGAATTGAAGCCATTACCCGATGAAATAGTGATCAGGAAGACGCGGTACAGCGCGTTCGCAGATACAGACCTCAAACAGATATTGAGAAATCTCGGGGTTACACAATTGGTCGTCACAGGTGTAATGACACACCTCTGCTGTGAGACAACGGCCCGCGAGGCCTTCGTCCGCGATTTCGATGTCTTCTTCGTCATCGACGCGACGGCGACGAAAAATGAAGACCTCCATCTCTCGAGTTTGAAGACTTTGGCTGATGGGTTCGCCATTCCTGTCAAGAGTGAGGAGGTGGTCGCTTGGATAAAGCAAAGGAAGTGACTGTCATTGGGGCGGGACCAGCTGGTATCGCAGCGGCGATATATCTGAAAAGAGCGGGTCATGATCCTTTGCTATTGGACAAAAAAGGTCCTGGGGGTCTGATCGTCAACGCGAATCTCATCGAGAACTATCCAGGTTTCCCCGGAGGTATTGATGGTCCTTCACTCAGAAATCGTTTTGTCGAACAGATGCAGTCCCTTGGCGTCTCCGTCACTCGAGCACATGTAAAGAGAATCAGCCGCGTCCATAAGATCTTCCGCGTCGAGACGGACAACGGAGATTACGATTCCCTTGTCATCATTGTCGCCACAGGCACGCGCCCTAAGAGAATAAGAATGAAGGGTGCGAAGGCGCTCGAGGGAAAGAAGGTCTTCTACGACCTGGAAGGGGTGCTCGCGAATAATATCGTTGATGGAAGGATCATCGTCGTTGGCGGCGGGGACATCGCATTCGATTACGCGATTAACTTGCGAGAACGTGGGTGGAAGGTGAAGATCGTGTCACGGTCGACGCCGCGGTGCCTACCGCTCCTCTGGAAGCGAGCGGAAGAAAAAGGGATTGATGTGTTGGTCGGATATTCACCTGTTGAAGTCCTTGACAAAGATGATTCGCTCGTTCTCCTTTGCAATTCTCATGGGGAATCGAAGGAGGTCGAGGGGGACAGACTTTTGATCGCCTGTGGCAGAGTGCCCAATCTCGAGGTACTCGATTCAAGGCTGCGGAGAAATCTTTGGAGAAGGGGGTTGCCAGAAACCGGGGTTCCAGGTCTTTATCTCGTCGGGGACGTCGCGCGGAAGCGGTATCGCCAAGCTGGCATTGCGGTCGGCGATGGTATACTGGCAGCCATGATGGCCGATTCATATCTGAAAAAAGGGGGAAGAAGATGAGGGTCCTTGCTGAATACGGGAATGAGGAGATCGCGAAGGTTTATGTCGTCCAATTAAGGGAAGACGAGGCAGGTAACGGGAAATCCCGGAAGTACGTCGTTGAGTGTGTCGAGTCCGTCCAGCCCCCGATCCCGAGGGAGAAAAAATGGGTTCTCATCGTTTCGACGATGTTCGGCTGTCCGATCAAATGCAAATTCTGCGACGCTGGTGGCGATTATCTCGGGAAACTGACAGCGGAGGAGATCCTCGCGCAGATCGCCTACATAGTGCGCCGCAGATTCCCGGACAATTATGTGCCTATCCCCAAATTCAAGATCCAGTTCGCAAGGATGGGGGAACCGTCGCTGAACCCCGCGGTCCTCGAGGCGATGCGTCGTCTTCCAGAGATTTTAGACGCCCCTGGACTGAATGTTTCTCTCTCAACGATCGCACCAAAGACCAATACCGCGGAAAAGTTCTTTGAGGAGCTCATTGAAATCAAAGAGCAATACTACTCGCGAGGAAGATTCCAGTTGCAGTTCTCGATACACACGACTGATGTTGATAAAAGAAATGAACTGATCCCGATCAAGAAGTGGTCATTCGAAGAGATCGCCGCCTACGGCGATCGTTTCAGTTCACCAGAAAGCGGGGATAAAAAGGTGACCTTGAACTTTGCACCAGCAGTTGGGTATCCCCTTGATGCAAAGGTCATCCGCAAACACTTCGACCCCTCGAAATTCATTATCAAGATTACCCCACTGAACCCGACGGTGCGATCGCACGAGCAGTCGCTTCAGTCGTTGATCGACCCGTATGACTCAAAGAGTTCGCAGCGAGTTGTCGAGATGTTTGAAAAAGAAGGGTTCGAGGTTATCCTCAGCATCGGGGAACTGGAGGAAAACAAGATCGGGAGCAACTGCGGTCAGTATGTCCAGAGGGCGATCCATTCTCGTGCGAAACCGGAGAGCAGCTATGACCTCGAGAAATACGGTGTGAGAATTTTTCCGTCATGAGGATTCTTCAGACGATAATTTTATGTGCGTGTTACTGTTGAAAAACGATTTGGACGGTTGAATTCTCTTTGACCTCGCTTCTCATTTAATCAAAATTGACATCTTTTTTTATTTTTTTCCCTGCCATAAAATTTTGGCCTAGGACGGGATAAATCATTCTATCAATATTTTCAAGAAATCACATCCATTGAAAAATTTCAAACAATCTCATTTGCGCTCCTTCCGAATATTACCGACAATACGTATTGTTACGCGAGACCGGTTTCGATCGTGTTGGTAGATTCCCATTCGAACCTTTTCATTCACAAGTCGATCAACGAATCAAGAATGACAAAATCGACAAGTTCTCATATTACCAACACTCTGTTTTCATATCGAATAAAACGGGAGGTCGTTACGTGCCGATTGTTAACGTCTACGTGTGGAAAGGGTTCTCTGATGGGGCGAAGCGGAAGGTAATATCCGGTGTCACGGAGGTCTTCGTAAACCTTGGGATCCCCGCGCAGGCGGTCGAGGTCGTGATCCAAGAGGTCCCGATGGAGAACTGGGGAGTTGGCGGGGAACAAGCGAGTGAGAAATTCAAGCAGACAAGAATACCGTGAAGATGCACCGCCAGTTTATCGACGTGCACAAAATGCTCGCCGTCATGGATCACAGTGACTTGTCCTTTGTCCTCTCAGTATCAAAATCCCATAAGAGACTCCGCACAACGCAATTCACGGAAATTTGAACGCGTATTCAAGGATATTCAAAATTAGACGGGCGAGTGTAAAGATATCTAGGAAAACCCGAAAAAGGATGAAACCAGGAAATAATGGCCTTTCAAATCTCAGGTGAAATGCGCACCCATGAAGGATTCAAACGCGTAATAAGAGAAGGGAAAACTGTCTTCATTAGTCATGAATCGATTTCTTTTTGGGTGGCGATAGGTAGACGATTCTTCTTGTTTCACATAACTCGTAAATGCAGAGTATCGCTCTCAACGAGAGCCTCTTCTTGTCTCACCCTCGATGGGATCATGGTGGCCGATTGATATTCAGTAGCGGGCAAAGAAGTACATGGTAGAGATCGAAGAGGGACTAATCAGTCGGCGAGACCAGGATCACATTATATGACTGAGTCCTCTCGTTATACACGATGTCGACATCGACGTGGAAGACCTCCCTGATTTTTTCCGGCGTCAGGACATCTTGCACCTGTCCAGCCGAATGTACTTTCCCAGCACTGAGAAGGAGGAGTCGGTCGCAGTATCGGGCGGCTAAATTGAGGTCGTGCGAGACGAGAATCGTTATCAAGTCCTTTTCCTTCGTAATTCTTTTGACCATTTCCAGCACTTCGAGCTGGTGGTTGACGTCCAAATGGAGAGTCGGTTCATCGAGTAAAAGGACTTCGGGTTCCTGTGCGAGTGCCCTTGCGATGATCACCCTCTGCAGCTCCCCGCCACTCAATTCGTCAATCGCCCTCTCACACAGGTGCAGGGTGCCCGTCATCTCCATCGCATTCGTGACAATCTCAAAGTCACGCGGGCTCTCGCCGCTCAACGCGTCGATGTGTGGAAACCTCCCCATCAGAACGACGTCGAACACCGTGAAGGGGAAGGTGGTGAAGCGCTGCGGGACGACGCCGATCTTCTTTGCGATCTCCGCCCGCTGGAGTTGGGATAAATCGGTACCATCGATCAGGACCGTCCCCGCCTTCGGCTTCAGCGTCTGGTTGATGCACCTGAGCAGCGTCGTCTTTCCAGACCCGTTAGGACCAATGACGCCGAGGATTTCCCCCTCCCTCGCATCAAAGCTCACATCCTCCAGGGCCTTGATGCTTTCGTAGGAGAAGCTGATGTTCTTGATGTTGAGGAGCAAAGCAGATCACCATCCCATGATTCTTTTCCTCTTGCGCAGGAGGTAAAGGAAAAAGGGGACACCGAGGAGCGCTGTGATCACGCCGACTGGTAACTCCGTCGGCTCAATGATCGTACGCGCGAGCGTGTCGACCCAGATGAGGAAAATCGCGCCGACGATGCAGGAAGACGGCGTAAGAATGCGGTGATCTGGTCCGACGACGATCCTCATCATGTGCGGTATGATAAGGCCTACGAAACCGATGATCCCGCAGACGGATACCGCAGCTGCGGTGACGAGGGAGACGAGGACGAGGATTATCTTTTTGAAGGTCTCCACTTCGAGTCCCAAGTTCGTCGCTGTCTCCTCTCCCATCAGGATTAGGTTCAAATGCCTGTTGAAGAGGGAGATCGCGATGATGCCGAAGACGATCAGGGGAGCTGCGATGGCGAACTTGTCCCAGTCGCTTGTCCAGAACCCCCCCATTAGCCAGAAAACGATCGTGCTCAGTTTTTCGCCCGCAACATACTGCATGAAGGAGACGAGAGCTGAAAAGAGTGAGCCGACTGCGATTCCCGTCAGCAACAGAGTCTCCAAAGGAGTCCTCCCGTTGACTTTGGCGATTTCGTAGACGAGGAAGATGGTTATGAGGGCGAATATGAACGCCATCAACGGGATCGAATAGATGCTCGCCATGACTGTGAACCCGCCGACGATCGCGAGTGATGCGCCGAAGGCCGCACCCGACGAGATACCGAGGATGTAGGGGCTCGCCATCGGGTTTCTGAACAGGGCCTGCATCGCGGCCCCCGCAACCGAAAGCGCGGCCCCGACGAGTCCGCTGATGAGGACCCTCGGCAATCGTACATCGAGGACGATCACGTTGTAAATCGGTGGCCACGGCTCAGAAGAATGCGTTGCGCCGAAGAGGATTTTTATGACGGTCAGCGGCGCTATCTTGACGGGCCCGATGCAGATCGATGAGATAATCGTCAGGAAGAGCGCCACGGATAATCCGAGGAGTATCAGCGCTCGTCGGAGTCTTCTCCGGGCGTACAAATCATCGATACCAGGTCCTTTCACCTAGGCCACCACTGCACTCTTGAAGCGCGGATCGACGGCCCTCAAATTCCGTAACATTTCAGGGGTCAGACAGGAAAAGGTCACATTCGATAAATATTTGCTGGCGAGGCGGGCAGCGTGCTCAACTTCTTCAGGTCTTGTGCCCCTCCATGGGGCATTTGGCACTGGGACATAGCCTACGATGTGATACGGAATCGTTTGATCGATGCCTGCGATGAATTTCGCTATTCTCTCTATCTCGTCGCAGTCAATGTACTGGGGAATAAGAACGCTGCTTGCTTCCAGTTTAATTCCCCTCTTGTACATTCTTTCGAAGTTCTTTAGCACCTCGTCGTTTGGAACGCCTGTGTATTCAACATGGATCTTGTTCGAGTGCGCCTTGATGCTCACAGAGACCGCGTCTATGTTTGCTGGCGGCATCATGGAACCGTTTGAATGGCCGATCTTCGTATATGCGTGGAGTTCTTCGTGACAGAACCGTGCTGTCTCTGGGAGATCGGGATTTGTCGTCGGCTCGCCTCCGAGGAAGTGAACTCTCTCTGGGCCGAGCTTCAGCAATATCTCTTTTATTTCCTCCACGCCAATAAACCGATTGGTTTGTCTGCGTGTTCCAATGACGCCATACGCGCAGCCTGCGCAGCGGAAATTGCAGCCCCAGTTATAGAGGTTCGCTCTCTTGAACTCCTGGGAGTATGTGACCATGTAAATGGTCATGACGTGATCCTCTGTTATCCGAAGAGCTCAGGGTGGAACCATTGTGCGAACTGTTCGAGCCCCAGCACAAGTCGAGGGCTCGCTGTGACCCATCCGCTCTCGATCGCATAAACACGGTCATCTTTCACAGCATCGATGTTCTGCCAACCCTCCCTGTTCTTGATCTCATCGACGGAGGCACCATAGCTCACCACCACGATGACATCGGGGTTTTTCTCGATGATGTACTCATTGCTGAGTATTGGGTATCTGACCGACTCGTTGGCAGCGATGTTGATGCCTCCCGCCATCGAGATCAGTTCATTGGTAAACGTACCAGGGCCGACTGTCTTGAGAGCGGTGCCCAGCTCATAGTATACCAGAGGTTTTTCTTCATTAATAAGATTCAAGACCTTTTCTGCGATGGCGTCGATCCTCATCTCCATCTCCGAGATCACCGCGTCCGCCTCCACGGATTTCCCGACG
This DNA window, taken from Methanomassiliicoccales archaeon, encodes the following:
- a CDS encoding PHP domain-containing protein — translated: MTSCRLLFHVHTHHSADAVLSPETIVRYCSKNGIEIVAICDHDFLLPHRERIALEEKYGVRIIPAIEYSTENGDIIGLFIEEACESHRCDEVLLDIRKQTGIAVLPHPMRGHRLEKINMAMIDAIEVFNGRCDAHENSLAAEKNTIWKKIGLAGCDAHFPWELGIAVNIINLPDENDLDDDEALKKSILSSPCIEIEGRGMPRLNTSFSLLIKAIKKRSMKALKDSLPMVKKSKGTSDR
- a CDS encoding isochorismatase family protein; the encoded protein is MLDVTSSADKWMEILRPYLRDFRRERISFDPKKSALMVIDMQRFFLDPRSHAYLPTASQIIKNVRELLHAYRESSLPVIFTRHALLQNEDPGVMGRWWRDVIREEDAMSSIVEELKPLPDEIVIRKTRYSAFADTDLKQILRNLGVTQLVVTGVMTHLCCETTAREAFVRDFDVFFVIDATATKNEDLHLSSLKTLADGFAIPVKSEEVVAWIKQRK
- a CDS encoding NAD(P)/FAD-dependent oxidoreductase, whose product is MDKAKEVTVIGAGPAGIAAAIYLKRAGHDPLLLDKKGPGGLIVNANLIENYPGFPGGIDGPSLRNRFVEQMQSLGVSVTRAHVKRISRVHKIFRVETDNGDYDSLVIIVATGTRPKRIRMKGAKALEGKKVFYDLEGVLANNIVDGRIIVVGGGDIAFDYAINLRERGWKVKIVSRSTPRCLPLLWKRAEEKGIDVLVGYSPVEVLDKDDSLVLLCNSHGESKEVEGDRLLIACGRVPNLEVLDSRLRRNLWRRGLPETGVPGLYLVGDVARKRYRQAGIAVGDGILAAMMADSYLKKGGRR
- a CDS encoding radical SAM protein; the encoded protein is MRVLAEYGNEEIAKVYVVQLREDEAGNGKSRKYVVECVESVQPPIPREKKWVLIVSTMFGCPIKCKFCDAGGDYLGKLTAEEILAQIAYIVRRRFPDNYVPIPKFKIQFARMGEPSLNPAVLEAMRRLPEILDAPGLNVSLSTIAPKTNTAEKFFEELIEIKEQYYSRGRFQLQFSIHTTDVDKRNELIPIKKWSFEEIAAYGDRFSSPESGDKKVTLNFAPAVGYPLDAKVIRKHFDPSKFIIKITPLNPTVRSHEQSLQSLIDPYDSKSSQRVVEMFEKEGFEVILSIGELEENKIGSNCGQYVQRAIHSRAKPESSYDLEKYGVRIFPS
- a CDS encoding 4-oxalocrotonate tautomerase family protein, with amino-acid sequence MPIVNVYVWKGFSDGAKRKVISGVTEVFVNLGIPAQAVEVVIQEVPMENWGVGGEQASEKFKQTRIP
- a CDS encoding ABC transporter ATP-binding protein: MLLNIKNISFSYESIKALEDVSFDAREGEILGVIGPNGSGKTTLLRCINQTLKPKAGTVLIDGTDLSQLQRAEIAKKIGVVPQRFTTFPFTVFDVVLMGRFPHIDALSGESPRDFEIVTNAMEMTGTLHLCERAIDELSGGELQRVIIARALAQEPEVLLLDEPTLHLDVNHQLEVLEMVKRITKEKDLITILVSHDLNLAARYCDRLLLLSAGKVHSAGQVQDVLTPEKIREVFHVDVDIVYNERTQSYNVILVSPTD
- a CDS encoding iron chelate uptake ABC transporter family permease subunit, whose product is MKGPGIDDLYARRRLRRALILLGLSVALFLTIISSICIGPVKIAPLTVIKILFGATHSSEPWPPIYNVIVLDVRLPRVLISGLVGAALSVAGAAMQALFRNPMASPYILGISSGAAFGASLAIVGGFTVMASIYSIPLMAFIFALITIFLVYEIAKVNGRTPLETLLLTGIAVGSLFSALVSFMQYVAGEKLSTIVFWLMGGFWTSDWDKFAIAAPLIVFGIIAISLFNRHLNLILMGEETATNLGLEVETFKKIILVLVSLVTAAAVSVCGIIGFVGLIIPHMMRIVVGPDHRILTPSSCIVGAIFLIWVDTLARTIIEPTELPVGVITALLGVPFFLYLLRKRKRIMGW
- a CDS encoding radical SAM protein codes for the protein MTIYMVTYSQEFKRANLYNWGCNFRCAGCAYGVIGTRRQTNRFIGVEEIKEILLKLGPERVHFLGGEPTTNPDLPETARFCHEELHAYTKIGHSNGSMMPPANIDAVSVSIKAHSNKIHVEYTGVPNDEVLKNFERMYKRGIKLEASSVLIPQYIDCDEIERIAKFIAGIDQTIPYHIVGYVPVPNAPWRGTRPEEVEHAARLASKYLSNVTFSCLTPEMLRNLRAVDPRFKSAVVA